GATTTCGCCTTTTTGCTCATGTAGCAGTCGTTTTGGAGTGTTTTCTTCACCTTTTGACGTCCTTTGGGGATCCAAACTTTGGTGCGTAATTCACAACGTGTTTGCTAGATTCCGCAATGGTGATTAGTAAGGTGAATATGGAGAATATAAAGAGACGTGATGTAGCTTTCTCGAAGCATATAAATTGGATCCATTGCACTTATAGGGAGATTTGCGTTGCTCATTCTTCCTTTGCTCTTCCACAATGAGGTGTTATTGCAAAGATATAAGTTCAGTTGTTCCTTGATCGTTTCGCTTGGTGGATAACTGAATTGTGCTTGTCGACAGATGAATATTTTTGCAGTACAAAGTAGTTGGTTCTTTTTGTCAGAGAAACGGTGTTTTGCCTTCGAGGATTTCTTGACGACGAAGAGCAAGATGATTATCGCAGTGTTGAGAAATCGTAACCATGAGCTGAATCTTAATTCATCGAACAGTGGAACATGTGCGGAATCGGTGTCAGACGTAAGGAAGCAGTCAACAACTTCTCCATGGGGAGAAGCGAAATGAGTAATATCTTCTGGCCACGTTTCTTCTTGATCAAGAAGATATTTTGGTCCATGGAACCATTACTCGGAATGGAGAAGGTCTTTTACTGCTATTCCTTTGCTTCCTATGTCTGCTGCGTTCAGGTTACTGGGAACGTAGCGTAATATGTCCGATGGAGCGTTTGTTCGTGTAGTGTTCACTCGGTTGTTGATGAATACTGGAAGTGATTTCTCGCATTTCGACCACTGCAGGGCGACTTTGCTGTCCGACCATATGTAGCACTTCTGGATTGGTGTATTAATCTGAGTTTTCAAGAAGTTGGTAAGTTTTGCTCCTATGGGTAGTGCTGAAAGTTCAAGTCGAGGAATTGTAGCTGCCGCTTGAAGTGAGGCTAATCTTGATTTTGACATTAAGAGTGATGCGTTCTTCTTAGTTTTATCTTCGTAGGTTACCAGGAATGCAACTGCTGAATAGGCGATCCTCGGCGCATCCGTGAAGACGTGGAGTTCGTAACATAGGTTCTTCGAGTCGCCGAGGTGGAGTTTTCGGGGAAGTCGAAGTTCTTGAATTGACTAAGTTACGAGAATCGATTTCTACTCCTCCAAAAGATTGTTTGACAGAACTGCGTCCCAATGAAGTTCTGTTTTCCAGAGCTTTTGGACAAATGCTTTCGAAATAAGAGTAGATGGCGAAATCCATCTCCATCCAAGCGGATCATAGATGCTTGCTACATTCttaagttcttttcttttagtccatGTGGTAGACGTTTCTGGTGGCTTTGGAAGAGAAAGTGTGAGTTCGTCACTCGTAGTGTTCCATTTAAGGCCGAGTATCTTGGAAATTTCGTCTACCGGGGTGTGTTAAGCTTGTTCAATTAGCTTATTGAATGCTGCATCGTTGCTGTCGAACTCTCGAACGTTCATACCTGCTTTCCGGAAGATTTCTTTGGTTTCTTCATACACCAGTTTTGCATCGTGGCTTGAGTCAGCTTCCAGGAACAAGTTGTCGACGTAGAAATTCCGAAGAATTCTTTGCGCGAGGTTTGAGGAAGATTTGTTGAGATAATAGTGTATCGTGCCGTACAAATGGTGAGGAGATTAACCCAAAAGGTACTTTCTTGAAGGCGTACGTGACGATGTTGCTCTCCTGTACTCCAAGTGTAGGATCTCGAAGCCATAGAAAACGCGTGAGGTTTCGACCATGAGGAATGCTTTTTCTATATCTCCAATGATTAGAATGTTCATGAATCGGATTCTAGTCAGGATTCCTGCTATTTCAGGGAGCAGCACTGGACCTCTGAAAAGAATGTCGTTGagacttttctttcctttcgtcTTAGCCGAACCATCTTACACACAGCGTAATTTGTATTCTTGCTGCTTTCAGATATGACTCCATGGTGGGGAAGGTAGTGGCATGTAGATGAAGTG
The Necator americanus strain Aroian chromosome I, whole genome shotgun sequence genome window above contains:
- a CDS encoding hypothetical protein (NECATOR_CHRI.G3366.T1) — protein: MSKSRLASLQAAATIPRLELSALPIGAKLTNFLKTQINTPIQKCYIWSDSKVALQWSKCEKSLPVFINNRVNTTRTNAPSDILRYVPSNLNAADIGSKGIAVKDLLHSE